Within the Malus sylvestris chromosome 4, drMalSylv7.2, whole genome shotgun sequence genome, the region GGTGTGTATATCCACAACGTAGGTAGTTGGCTTGTCACCTCAAGTGCACTAAAATATTGACTTATATGCTCGTTTTGTTTCACACTCAACTACTACCGCTAGATACAATAACTATCTAAGTCAAGTCGTCATCTGTTTccaataaaatataaaagtcATCCttaattgtttaaaaaaaaaaacaaaaatcaagtcGTTAAAACTTCTATTCTGTTAACGTGCTTTGTGGGGCCCCTATGACCCACATAGCCAATCATATTGTGCCATGTGATAACATAAAgaatcaaaatattaaaagtCGTTCATGTGATTTTAAGTCCGGGTGAATTACCGTTTGTTTGGGTGTAACTATAATTTCATAcattattttcaaaatattacAGTGTCATACAAAAAGTTGAGTCTGAATTACAATGTCATATATCTGTCAGTTAATATGTCAAATTGATCGTTAAGTGATAATATGGTAGGAGTAAGTTTCATGTATTTGTTGGCGTGTATGCCACTTGTTTGCCAGGTATAcaaaaagcaaataaaaaaaattatataaatgtcaaaaataagaaaagacgATGGTCTTCCACGATGGGACCTTTTCTCCCCCTCATCTTTGCCAAAGCCGTCACAGACGAGCTTCTCTCATAGGACCTTAGCTCGCTTTTCTCTACAGTCGAAATGGTAAATGGGCTTGAAAAATTCATAGCATAATTTAATTAGGTAGCCGGAAAAATCTTCAGATCCGCGGAGAATGTTACTTGTGTTGCAGACGAAGGGTATTGGATCTCAGCTGTACTTAAGCCTCCCACTCCGACGAGCAATACCATGTCGGCCACCACTAGGCCTCCCATTCCGTCACATGTTCCAAATTTCACGAAGTCACTCTGGACCCTTATAATTTCTTCCAACAACATAACCCATATGGAACTTGTGGGGATCACCCAAAGCATATGGAAATCAAACCGTATCCCCTCACATCTCTAAGATCACATATATCCAAGCTTGATATTTGCTCATATGGTGCCCATTCTGCTTGGTTTGACTTAAATTCTCTGTTCTCAAGCAAAGGGCTTTAAATTAAGAATTAAAAGCCTGAAATAAGATTAATTCAGGGGGAACTAGAAGCCGCCCTTCACACTACCCGTTGTTCCTCCCATCTCCTATCTCCTCTTTGCCGCCTCCCGTCCACCCACTGCTCTTCAGAACCCGCATTCTTCCTTCTCCACTCAATGTGAAACCGGTTTGTTACAAGTGAGTTTTCATAAGGAAAGGAAGTGTAATGAGCAGAATGAAACAATGTGTTATAAGCATGCCCTGTGGCGCATGGTTTCTCTCAACACCTTGTGATTGACTATGAGGATACgtattcacccgttatggatgtgataaCGTTCCATTAACTTGTAAGTCTAGTAGTTTCTGAAAGACTTGAAATGTAGCTTATGGATGTGGTAATTGCGTATTCATATGGGTTGAAACAAACCGGACGGATATAGTGTAACTGTTTATGCAAGTATTTGACTAgccagggatatgtgaacaatgaactatgcccATGCGTGTTTATTAAGAAGTTTAGTTCCCGATCTGCGATTGTTGCaatctatgttgatgacatgaatctcagtGGGACTTTGAGAAGTGAAAATTGCTACGCACCTTAAgccggaatttgagatgaaggatcttttGAAAACACGTTATTGTAATAGTCttgagatcgagcattgttttAACGGTATTTTGGTCCACTAGTTGAACTACACCAAGAAAGTGTTACACCGCTTCGAGGATAAAACGTTGCCTTCGAGTACTTCCCTGGTCGTCTATACGCTTGGTGCATAATGAGACCCATATTTTCTAAAGATGGACGATGAAGAGGTTTTGAAGCCTAAAGTTCCATATTTAAGTGCAATTAGCGCTTTGTTGTACTTCTCTCAATGTACAAGGCTGGACATATCCTTCTATGTGAAACTCATAGCAAGACATAGTCATGCGCCTACATGCATACACTGaaaggtgttaaagacattCTACGATATCTTAATGGTACCCTACTCAACTACGAGTGTTGCTGCTGCCTCCATCAATCCCAACGTTGATTCTTGCTTTGTTGTCATGTTAATGTTGGATATTTATCCGAGATACACATGACAAGATCCCAGGTGGGTTATGTCATTACCATTGGTGAGACTACAATTTCTTGGAGGTTTACTAAGCAAACTTAGTTGTTACGTCTTTGAACCATGTCGAATACTCTCTTCTTAAGAGGCCGCTCGTGAGTCTACATGGCTAAAAGCCGTTGTCgagcatattcgaagcactTGTGGATTGTCATCTGTCATTGATGTCCCAACAACGATATTTGAGGATAATTCTCCATGTATACAACCGATTCGAAAAGGATGCATCAAAGGAGACCATACCAAGCATATTACATTGAAGTTCTTCTTTTCACATTAACAACAAAAGTATTACAAGATCAAAATTCAGTGAGTTTGTTCTCCAAACAATCTCGTCGATCTCTTCACCCAAATCATTGTCGAAACTAGTTTTCAAAAGCTTGTCCGCAGAATTGGAATGTGTAAACTGTCTGATTTACACCGATATAAGTCTAATTATGGAGTTTTGTTGAACTTAGGGGGAGTATATGGAGGATACCAAGTTGACATTAATGTATTCTTTTTACCTTAATTAGTGCAAGAGCATTTGTGCCACTGGTTTTTGCTAACTTGACAAGGTTTGAATGAAGCACCTATATTGGGCTAATCATACCCTGATATAAGCATTCATTGTCTCTTGTTACATTTCTCATCTTTTTCTCTGATACTTTGGGTTTTGTCCCGCTTTGAGTTTTATCATTGTCAAGTTTTTGTGAGTTTATGTTTCTTTAATTTAGTCTCTGACTTTCACTACCGCACATCAATTTATTCCCTTCATTAATGTGGTCCACTAATCCAATTATATGGCTCAATGTGGATTAACTAtaagaaactatttttttaagAGTGAACCAAAGGAAGATTATTCCACGCAGGCATTTTTCTCGCATCCCACAACcctaattggaaaaaaaaattcaacctaAATTCGATAAAATcgaatccaaattcaattcaattttgaTAGGATTATAACCAACTAGAGAGAATGAGGATTGAGTTCATGAGGCCAAGTACTTTAGTGGTATCATGGTGCCTTCCTTTTCGTTTTGAGCATAccttgatgaagatgatgatgacttttttttcttttagttttggtttttagtttcttatttttctttcagttttaaatcttaaaaaaaaaagtttcttatAGTTAATCCATGTGGTGCCATATGATTGATTAGTGGGACAAAAAATATTGACAAAACTTTAATTGAAGGATTAAATTGATGTGTGGAATTGAAAGTTAGGGACCATTTGAGATAAAAACCCTTACTTTGTGTAATCCACATATACAATTTGATTGGATTTGTGGGTCTCACATACAAACTAACAGAATAGTTGATGAAatcttaacggaatgaccaaattgatatGCGATAGTGAATGTCAAGGATAAcgttgattgattttgaaagagagggaccaaaatgatgagtttgatcaatcttagagaccatttgtgataataaaaaaaaccttattATTTAGGAGTGTGATTTTGCAAACCTAGAAGTATGATTCTGCAAACCTAGAAGTATGATTCCTAAAGAATTTGGGAGATCTAATCCCTTTATGACTTGTTGTATTACTTGTAAGGCAAGAAAAGCCTACATAActagtataaataaaggcataaggcCACAAGGGAGAGTGTTCAAATTATACAATTAAGTCTGCTGGTATAGTCATATAAATACAAGCCACAACTTTAAGCATATAATCCATACATCTAATTATTGAAATGAAGGCGGTATTCAGCAATCTTCTCCCAAGATCTGAGAGTTTTATCCTTGTATTTAGTTTGGTACAATGCAAAGCGAGTTACTGGGAAGCTCAAGCTAGTAATGCTCtcatccaaaatattaacttttTCTTGTGCTTTTCTCCTCTCTTCTTCTGTCAGGTGCCCATAGAGGAGACTCATCTGTGGCAATGGAGCTGCAAAATAATTACAGTTAAATAACAGGACAAATTATTTTCTTGCACAAGCATGCAAATGAATCGGTAATTTATCTCTCAATCCACATAAAAACAGATtgattaaaatacaaaataaaaacattaataaataattaacgAGCTCTCCTACTATGCTAGCAACTTACGATTCCACAGATTGAAGTCCACACCAGTTTCCATCTCGACCTGAGAAAATAGATTTTCACACATGCTGTAAAtaaatttgattcatataatTACCACTACTACAaatcatataaataaaaaataaaaataaatctaGAAAATGGTGTATATTTACCTCTTCGGGCAGATGAAAAACGAGGGCAACAGGATGGTAATAGGAAACCCTAGTAACCACGGAATCGACTTTAACAATGGTAGGTTCCAGCCGCATCAAGGAAGAAGGATAGAAAAGggagaaaaggaaaatatgCAGAGGAAAGAtaaagtttttaatttatttcataGCCCAAAAGGGGAATTATATTGGGATTGTATATACCCACATCAGTCACTACAGACAAAAGACTTGATAACCCTAGTGGTGAGTCACCATAtaacatgttgatgcacaaaatcagtgaggactttggtacaacagaaaatgttaagtttgtgacattcgctagatcgctccggtcattagtgtggataagtatgtaaatggatagagacagggaagcaaacacaagatgtacgtggttcacccagattggctacgtccacggagtagaggagttcttattaattgtgaagggtttacacaagtacataggttcaagctctcctttagtgagtacaagtgaatgatttagtacaaatgacattatgcaatattgtgagagaatgatctctatttatagaagagagtttctagtttcattctgacattgacacgtgttgtgttgtgttgtgattggcttctgatgttgacacatgtcgcgctatgattggcttctgatgtcgacacgtgtcgcgctgtgattggtcttctggttggagggaaactcttctgggtctttgacggtataacgttgacctgtgctcagtagtttcgggattggtcaagtatggtacaaacagtgctcccctaagttccggagcgagggaagctcctcggttggggacttgcaagatccaagccattgagtaatcacgaaacttctaagtaccgaagtatggtatcattttcacttgccttatctgtgtcatatgtagatgtggcatcttctctggaagtacttttcctccatccaggggtggtatctttaaccgatgaagatgcacaaggtaatgtatcaatttcacttgaagcttacttgtagtttcgggcttggtcaagtgcgatacaaaccatgtagtaggagtcccccaagtcgccgagctaggagatctgccgaaaaaggtcacagacaaggtaagcaatcaaacttccaagcaagcaacctggatcagaggtttgatTTCGGCTTCCGATTGATCggtctccttctccttgtgtcgtaaacagcaataaggataaggagaagcaaatggagaagagatgatatgagatacttttgtttttgaggaagtaactttccacatgcttattcttgaactgggctggagggttttctggtttcctccagagtataaggccgactcaagaatttgagggtcaaaacaagtccatcaaatctagagtacgttcgaccctgatgatatgggatacttttgctgttgacaaagtagtggatgtatcggcacgtgttctgttacgcttgtctccacatgcttccttgtatccttctcacttgccctatctgttccttaggcagatgtggtatcttctctggaagcataagatgttgaagatgagtacttgagagcaatgccaggtaagtaatcaggcaaagggttccaggcagtcagttcctaactagaagtttgattccaaatgctgactgattgctctctttctccttgtcttgcaggtaagaacaaggacaaaggaaaagacagggaaaaagcatgatatgggatactctttcttttaaccctgatgatatgagatattcttgctctggtgtagcttgtttgtagaggtattatcgggaggaaagaaagctgagtatttcgagaggcttcgttgggagtgccctctcagatatgaggaagggttgagcatttttgcaggtttgcctatccgttgaggatggaggtcaacatatataggagtctccctaacaacaagtagtaatgttattcatttacccttcttggtcatatcaatatagtgggagctgcaagcttcatgtgttttaactttgtcagagcactttgaaaaagtggtatgtggtatctggaaagctgatgttgcgtgtgaagattgcagacaagctttatccaaggaaatctggctctcaaagttcggagagcagtgcctcttcggttttcaaacaagcaatcctgtcggggatctggctctcaagatttggagaacgatgcctctttgattttttagaaagcaatcctgctcgGAGTCTgcctcttgagattcggagagcagtgtatcttcgattttttagaaagtaatcctgtttggagtctggctctcgagattcgaagggcggtgcctctttgatttttgaacaagtaatcctgttgggagtctggctctcgagattcggagagtggtgcctcttcgatttttaagcaagcaatcttattaggagtgttttcttgaatgtgagtaaaggttgggcattttttccagtctgccttgccacggagcacataggttgacacacatagggactttccagttatcaagcagtggtgctgttcctttacccttgtgggtaatagtagggtagctggacccttaaaatttatgtgtctaaactttgtcagagatctttggcaaaattatctgtggtactcgaggagctgatgttgtgtgtggaaagtggtgccttcGAAATTcggaaagtggtgccttttcgatttttgaaccaaaggccatgttgccctttcttttataaggacaccaattgtgtgcaagaagtacattcagagagttattgcttttAGGaaatttccccttatttttgtacttcagagatttattagacctcatttctccttcatcatttttgaaaatgtctggcccatccgaccgtcgttttgacttgaactttggtgaagaggcaactatgtctcctcaagacaacatatagcgcccatctttcttatcccctactggtcttcttaccgttggagactctgtgatgaagaatgatatgaccgctgcggtggtggccaggaaccttctcactcccaaagataacagactactttccaaacggtctgatgagttggctgttaaggattctctggctttcagtgttcagtgtgcaggttctgtatcTAATAtagcccaacacctatttgctcgaacccaccaagttgaatcattggcggctgaagtgataagtctcaaacaggatattagagggctcaagcatgaaaataaacaattgcacgggctcgctcatgactatgctacaaacatgaagaggaagcttgacctttgcctggttgtttaccttgcattgctctcaagtagtcatcttcaactgttgttggagTTGGGTTTCAAGTCACCAATGTCGTAGGACAGTTGGTACGATGTTGGCTCTTTAAACTGAAGCTGCCAAGTACGGATGAGTCAACAAGAATTGATGTTTTAAAGGGTCATTCAAAGACAAAGGTTGTGCACCACTTTTGTTGTGCAAGAGACAGAGAGATCAACAATGAGCCCATAGAAGTTCAAAGGGAGAAAATTGTTAGCTGACTAAGTGATATTATTATTTAGGAGTGTATCTATATACCTGATGCAACTACTTCTTAAGTTTTACACACTCAGGAGAAGTGCTATTATTATTTAGGAGTGTAATTCTGTAAATCTAGAAGTAGGATTCCAATAGAATTTTGGAGATCTAATCCCTTTATGACTTGTTGTATTACTTGTAAGGCAAGAAAAACCTACTTCActagtataaataaaggcataaggcCACAAGGGAGGGTGTGCAAGTTATACAATTAAGTCTGCTGGTATAGTCATATAAATACAAGCCACAACTTAAGCATATAATCCACACATCTAATTATTGAAATGGAGGCGGTATTCAGCAATCTTCTCCCAAGATCTGAGAGTTTTATCTTTGTAATTAGTTTGGTTCAATGCAATGTGAGTTACTGGGAAGCTCAAGCTAGTAATGCTCTCATCCAAAATATAAACTTTTTCTTGTGCTTTTTTCCTCTCTTCTTCTGTCAGATGCCCATAGAGGAGACTCATCTGTGGCAATGGAGCTCCAAAACAATTACAGTAACATCGCAGGACAAATTATTTCCCTTGCACAAGCATGCAAATGAATCAGTAATTTATCTCTCAATCCACATAAAAACAGATatattaaaatacaaaataaaaacattaataaTTAACGAGCTCTCCTACTATGCCAGCAACTTATGATTCCACAGATTGAAGTCCACACCAGTTTCCATCTCGACCtgagaaaataaattttcacACATGCTGTAAAtaaatttgattcatataatTACAACTAGGTCTACTACTACAAataatgtaaataaaaaattaaaaaaaatctggaaAATAGTGTATATTTACCTCTTCGGGCAGATGAAAAACTGGGCAAGAGGATGGTAATAGGAAACCCTAGTAACCACGGAATCGACTTTAGCAACAAACGCACGCAAACATAGGTCAGATCGATTGGCGAGCGCGGCCTCGCACATTAGCCGGAGCGAACCCGCAAGGGGGATGTGGGGCTCGATCTGGGGACCGCCAAACTCAGCTCGGAGGCCCCCCATTAGCTTTTTGATCCTGCAGGATACGTCGACCGGTGGGATTGCCCACACCGAGTACGACTGCCTTTCCTCCGTCTTCACCACCTCCAGCTCCTCCGTGGCATATAGGTTATTTTCCaattggtaattaattaattaaataagctCGGTGACTGAATTAACTTGGTCGCGTCCAAGACGGTGATGGGGCGGAAGGATAtcgatagagagagagagagagagagagagaggtgattGCATCTGTTTTGGGTTTTCTATTTTTCCcggttttgtgtttttaagagaGATTCTCTTTCGTTTGGAAAagggtttttgttgttttggttttttttttcagacttATTTATCAGAATGCCCCAAACAATATACCTAAGTATCATTTTACACCTGCTTTTACAAAAGAAATTTTCCTcgacttttatttttattttttgagaacTAGAGAATATCATTAACTAGGGCCGAAACCAATAAGAGAAACAGAAAGCCACACGGGCTAACAACATCAAAAGAAAGTAGAACATAAAGGTTAAGAACACGACACAAACAACATGCCACCCTTACAACAACAAACTTAACTACAAACTGAATGGAGGGCAAGGAAGACCATCTTTGTTCAGGATACGAACAAACAAAGATGGGGGTCTACGAACCCAAACGAAATCGTACATCTCCTCCCCAGCATGCAACGCCACATAATCCACCGCTTCGTTGGCTGATCTTGGCACCCAAGACCAGTCACATGaatcaaaagcttcaacttcgcACCGTATCTTACAAAGAACAGGGAATAGCTCCCACGCCCCCTGCTCAATACACCCGTTCAGCCAATCAATGATCCCTTTTGAGTCCGACTCAATCACAATGCGGGAGAACCCCCGCTGCCTCGCCAAGCAACATCCCTCCAGCACGCTCCACTCTTCCGCCATTTGGCATTCACAGCTCTGATCCTCCTCCTCCTAATTGCCATGCACCGGGATTCAGAATCCCGAATCACCACTCCAATATGGCAGAAACCATCCATCCTCGTCCCACTAGCATCCACATTGACCTTCATGATCCCAGGTGGGGGAGATTCAGAAAATTTCCTCGACTTTTGTTATGTATTATCGCACGTTACTCCAGTTTGTTAACTCATTAACTTTTGCTTATTTGACAGGACATTTGTTCGTAAATTGCAAAGTTTCACATTGGAAAATTGATGAATTAAATCTCTCTTATAACCTCGTACATATTAGTTTGCACATGTGATTACAATATTAATGTTTATTAATAGTGGGACGTTGAATGTTCTCTAAATCTTTAGCaacatttttgttcttttttcaaATGTAGGTCACAACTTCTATTGCGCAACTTTTCCACTCTTTGTACATTGTGTTTGTCTTCATATAATTTAGTCATCATAACTAGTTGATATATGCTTGACCATCCCATTATGCCTCCGGTGATGATGCTATCCCATTTGGCCATCCCATTTTGCCCGATGGACCAATTCGTTAGGCACATATAAGAAAGTCGTCGAGCAAAAATTGTGTCGGTGGTTTTTCTTTtcggagtaggattctcttctcttttttttttccctctcctTCCTATTTGAATGGTTACGGTTAAGTTATgtcaatatcttatattaatttttttttacagatactTATTATCATGCCCAAAAGTCTTCAAAATCATTTACGAAACCAAATACAAAGAAACATAAATACTTATTATCATGcccaaatgctccaaaaacGAACGGATTTAAAGCATTGCCAAAAACGTCTTGCCAATAAGGTAGGAAGCATAAACATCATGAATTGCATACTTGATCTGTTCATCAGAGAAAACTGTGGCATTCCAATCAGGAACAACACATGTTCCACCTAAGGATGTGCCTACAACTGGGTTGATATCAAAACCAACTTCACTTGCCAACTCCGCTAATCCCCATGTTGCGAGATTGGGTTTCTTCAGTACCTTGGCTGCCAAATCACCCAGGTCTGCACCTATCTTAAACTTAGTATAATGAAGGGTCTGGGAGAGTTTTAATTTCAGTCGCATGCCCACAAAACCTATAGTGTCATCAGCGAGAAGATGCTCAAGTTCTTCTACTCTACGTTCAGCTAAAACACCATGCCAAGGATAATACTTATGTGCTTCCTTTAGCCCTGGGACGATCAAGCAACGACATCCGGCACAAACAAGCACCATTTGGGCACCCGAAGATCCTGGCTTAACgtctaggcctggcaattcctgacacgacccga harbors:
- the LOC126617644 gene encoding cyclic phosphodiesterase-like; the protein is MGGLRAEFGGPQIEPHIPLAGSLRLMCEAALANRSDLCLRAFVAKVDSVVTRVSYYHPVALVFHLPEEVEMETGVDFNLWNPPLPQMSLLYGHLTEEERRKAQEKVNILDESITSLSFPVTRFALYQTKYKDKTLRSWEKIAEYRLHFNN